GAAGGTGGGCGATTGGGCATGGGTGGCGGATTCTATGACCGCAGCCTGGCCTATCTCGCCCGGCGTAAAAGTTGGCGCAAGCCTACGCTGCTGGGGCTGGCCCATGCATGTCAGCAGGTTGATCGCTTGGCGCAGGCGAGTTGGGACGTGCCGCTGGCGGGCACTGTCACCGATAAGCAATGGTATGTGGCAGAAACGTCGCTGGGACCAGCGACGCTTTAAAGTCGTGTCAACGCTTGAATTGCTGCTGCACAGGCGAGAGTTCAACCGGTGCATCGGTCTTGTTCGACCACAGGCTCTGGGCATAACCGGTGGTCACAACACCCAGACCAAACAAAATAACCAATATCCATAGTAAATCCGGTTTACGTTGCATCGATTGCCCCCCTTCAGGCATCTCGTACACGATGACAACAACGTTCCAAAGTAGTCCGTTGCAACTGCGCCAAGCTTGAAGCCCGGCATTCTGCGGTAACGTGAACCAACACGCAAACCTTGACGCCAACCGACTGTCGGTTTGTCACGGGATTGCCCGACAACTTGCCCAATGCCTTTTTCAGGAGCGCAAAAATGGCCTACTGGCTGATGAAATCCGAGCCCGACGAACTCTCGATCAAAGGCCTGGAGAAGCTCGGTGAAGCCCGCTGGGATGGGGTGCGCAATTACCAGGCGCGCAACTTTTTGCGGGCCATGGCGGGGGGCGACGAATTCTTCTTCTACCATTCCAGCTGTCCCGAGCCGGGCATTGCCGGCATCGGCAAAATCGTCGAGGCCGCCTATCCTGACCCGACCGCGCTGGCGCCAGAAAGCCACTATTTCGATGCCAAAGCCACGCCGGAGAAAAACCCGTGGAGCGCAATCGACGTCGCGCACGTGCAGACATTTCCCAGGGTACTGGGCCTGGGTTATCTGAAACAGCAGGCCGCGCTGGCCGAACTGCCGTTGGTGCAAAAAGGCAGCCGGCTTTCGGTGATGCCGGTCACTGCCGAACAGTGGACGGCGGTCATGGGTTTGCGTTGAGGGGCGTTACTGAATGATCAGGTTGTTGAACAACAGGTCTTCTACCACCGGCTTGCCGGTCTCATCGCTCATCACTTGCTGCGTCTGCTTCAACGCTTCCTGACGCAGCTTTTCCTTGCCTTCAACACTGCTCATGGTCTCGTTGGTCTGCTGGGTAAACAGTGCCACCAGTTGGTTGCGGATCAACGGATCGTTGGCCTTGACCAACTTTGCCGCTTCTTCGCCGGTCACGCGCAGAGCGATGTCGGCCTTGAATACCTTGAGTTTTGCCGTGCCATCCAGGCCATAGTTACCCACAAACGGCGGCGTCAGGCTGATATAGCTGACCTTCGGCGCCTCGCCCTCTTTGGCCTCTTCGGCCTGGGCGGCCATCGGCAAGGTCAGGGCCAGCATCAACAGGATCCACGCTTTCACAGTTCATTCCTCGAATTCGGTTGCCCAGTAGCATAACGCTAGCAAGGCTGAGCACAAGCTTATGGGGGCTTATCAGGCGCGGGCATGCTCGTTGACCCACGGGCGTACCCTCCTACACTTATCGGCCACGATGCCAAAAGGAATAGTCCGATGAAAGCTGTGCTGTGCAAAGCCTTCGGCCCCGCCGAAACCCTGGTGCTGGAAGAGATCGCCGGCCCCGCGATCAAGAAGAACGAAATCCTGCTGGACGTGCACGCAGCCGGGGTGAATTTCCCCGACACCCTGATCATCGAGGGCAAATACCAGTTCAAACCGCCCTTCCCGTTTTCGCCGGGTGGCGAAGCGGCGGGCGTGGTGAGTGAGGTCGGGGAAAAGGTCAGCCACTTGAAGGTCGGTGATCGCGTGATGGCCCTGACCGGCTGGGGCAGCTTTGCCGAGCAGGTAGCGGTGCCGGGCTATAACGTGCTGCCGATCCCGCCAAGCATGGACTTCACCACCGCCGCCGCCTTCAGCATGACCTACGGCACCTCGATGCACGCGCTGAAACAGCGGGCCAACCTGCAACCCGGCGAAACCCTGCTGGTGCTCGGCGCTTCCGGTGGCGTGGGCCTGGCCGCCGTTGAAATCGGCAAGGCCATGGGCGCCCGGGTGATCGCCGCCGCCAGCAGCGCCGACAAACTCGCGGTGGCCAAGGCCGCCGGCGCCGATGAGTTGATCAATTACAGCGAAGCCAACTTCAAGGATGAGGTCAAGCGCCTCACCGACGGCAATGGCGCCGACGTGATCTACGACCCGGTCGGTGGCGACCTGTTTGACCAGGCGATCCGCTCGATCGCCTGGAACGGCCGTCTGTTGGTGGTGGGGTTTGCCAGCGGACGCATTCCTGAATTGCCGGTGAACCTGGCACTGCTCAAGGGCGCGGCGGTGGTGGGCGTATTCTGGGGTTCGTTTGCCCAGCGTCAGCCGCAGGACAATGCGGCGAACTTTCAGCAGTTGTTCACCTGGTACGGCGAGGGCAAGTTGAAGCCGTTGGTATCGCAGGTGTATCCGCTGGAGCAGGCGGCCCAGGCGATCAATGATCTGGGGCAGCGCAAGGCGGTGGGTAAGGTTGTGGTGCAAATCCGCTGACCGAAGTGGAATGCAGCCCAAATGTGGGAGGGGGCTTGCCCCCGATAGCAGTGGGTCAGCCAGGAATGACTAACCTGATACACCGCCATCGGGGGCAAGCCCCCTCCCACATTTGATCCTCAACGACCCCCACTTACTTATTTGCGACATGTTCATAAGAGAACATGCAATTGCTCCCATTTCCTGTGTGTGCGGATAAGAGGCGATGCTATTTTCGGTAACGAAACTGTAACATTCGCATCCGCAGTCAAAACAAGAAATTTGGAGCTCTTGAATGTTTGCTTTCTTTCGCCCTGCCGCACACCAGGCGCCCCTGCCTGAAGAAAAAATAGACAGCACCTACCGACGCCTGCGCTGGCAGATCTTCGCCGGTATTTTCTTCGGTTATGCCGGCTATTACCTGCTGCGCAAAAACTTCTCCCTGGCCATGCCCTACCTGATCGACGAGGGCTACACCCGTGGTGAACTGGGCCTGGCAATGTCGGCCATCGCGATTGCCTACGGCCTGTCCAAGTTCCTCATGGGCCTGGTGTCCGACCGCTCCAACCCGCGCTACTTCCTGCCCTTCGGCCTGCTGGTGTCAGCGGGGGTGATGTTCATTTTCGGTTTCGCGCCCTGGGCGACGTCCAGCGTGACCATGATGTTCATTTTGCTGTTCATCAACGGCTGGGCCCAGGGCATGGGGTGGCCGCCAAGTGGGCGGACCATGGTGCACTGGTGGTCGCAGAAGGAACGCGGCGGCGTGGTCTCGGTGTGGAACGTGGCGCACAACGTCGGCGGCGGCCTGATCGGTCCGCT
This genomic stretch from Pseudomonas orientalis harbors:
- a CDS encoding EVE domain-containing protein — encoded protein: MAYWLMKSEPDELSIKGLEKLGEARWDGVRNYQARNFLRAMAGGDEFFFYHSSCPEPGIAGIGKIVEAAYPDPTALAPESHYFDAKATPEKNPWSAIDVAHVQTFPRVLGLGYLKQQAALAELPLVQKGSRLSVMPVTAEQWTAVMGLR
- a CDS encoding flagellar basal body-associated protein FliL translates to MKAWILLMLALTLPMAAQAEEAKEGEAPKVSYISLTPPFVGNYGLDGTAKLKVFKADIALRVTGEEAAKLVKANDPLIRNQLVALFTQQTNETMSSVEGKEKLRQEALKQTQQVMSDETGKPVVEDLLFNNLIIQ
- a CDS encoding NADPH:quinone oxidoreductase family protein, with translation MKAVLCKAFGPAETLVLEEIAGPAIKKNEILLDVHAAGVNFPDTLIIEGKYQFKPPFPFSPGGEAAGVVSEVGEKVSHLKVGDRVMALTGWGSFAEQVAVPGYNVLPIPPSMDFTTAAAFSMTYGTSMHALKQRANLQPGETLLVLGASGGVGLAAVEIGKAMGARVIAAASSADKLAVAKAAGADELINYSEANFKDEVKRLTDGNGADVIYDPVGGDLFDQAIRSIAWNGRLLVVGFASGRIPELPVNLALLKGAAVVGVFWGSFAQRQPQDNAANFQQLFTWYGEGKLKPLVSQVYPLEQAAQAINDLGQRKAVGKVVVQIR